In Methanobrevibacter sp., one DNA window encodes the following:
- a CDS encoding zinc ribbon domain-containing protein: protein FIQRLKDKYKLYKPQADGVQFVKTHNTSRTCHRCGNINKELEVKTRNWKCPKCGQILDRDTNAAINILNRWFNGASLENT from the coding sequence ATTCATACAACGACTAAAAGACAAATACAAACTCTACAAACCCCAAGCAGACGGTGTACAATTCGTAAAAACTCATAACACAAGCCGAACATGCCACCGCTGCGGAAACATAAACAAAGAATTAGAAGTCAAAACACGCAACTGGAAATGTCCAAAATGTGGCCAAATACTTGATAGAGATACAAATGCCGCAATTAACATACTAAACCGCTGGTTCAACGGGGCTAGCCTGGAAAATACTTAA
- a CDS encoding C1 family peptidase, whose protein sequence is MKFAKICILLLFLIVSIGAVSATEEINNEAISTDNPMETGGVALDDEPTILQSAEHSEYGESEISNTFTDFSKDMNESVSVMEVKHNYKFNNETDKGHILINKDNFIIEGNNHVLDGANQTNILGIKGTNITINNLVFTNGNCRSGGLFEFNGGGAIIALGSLTLNNVTFINNAANYDGGDILTIAELNCFDCNFVDGYSVNGNSICSQMGTVNIERCTFTSKYSSKWSTVYGQGGEVFVNDCLFDNISSAYAPAIYVSGGIAIINNTKFNNLKAYKTAGAVGTKECELTIIENCLFTNTSSFKDGGAIFIDTFGNGDLGVYDGWAYVINSTFINTSSSFGGAYVQLSGNLSLKDSSFINCSSNYDGGAVYTSGADVNVVNCKFNSNKVASHVNYPTYGGAIYFDYSESVNVTDSEFNNNEAPIGSGICIYDCEYHLDNITFNNNGNAVYTYFDGDSSTIGEIYGNDKISQDDLNNTIYPSLVVGQGITLNLTTNNIDLTILPTKFDLRDIGWITPVRDQGSMGSCWTFGALDALESALVKNTGVSYYLSENNVQDVMLIYSRYGVYISEGGFQTNSAAYMVNWFGVFPQEYDTYDELGKISPLIHANQTLHVQDYVLIERNISNPGDPLLKEAILKYGVLHVTYDATQLNPTDYNFYSNSTSSDHAVGLVGWDDNYPKENFVNQPPGDGAWIIKNSWGTEWGEEGYGYISYYDTSLCSTNDVIDQAVGYIIENTLPYNKNYQYDFSGIDDFMTYNETDELYGSPITNVNVFMSEDDDLLAAVGTYFNQSGLDYTVEIAVNDVVVYTQKGISPYRGYHTIKLDKYVPIKKGDKFSVYVTSTALGVSAPARVYCADGVSFTNYGGIWTDIYETYGNVACIKAYTLKDDTAIAGNKNIAVDYAGGSYFSVKVVTADGHAVVGASVKFTIDGKTTTVKTDGNGIAKIKITQAPGKYTIKTAYNGETVKNTVTVKDVLTAYKVTVKKTAKKFTLKAKLKINGKLVKGKTVTFKFNGKTYNVKTNANGIAQKTLDKNVIKKLKKGKTYTVKVTYLKDTIKTTVKVL, encoded by the coding sequence ATGAAATTTGCAAAAATATGTATTTTATTGCTTTTTTTGATAGTTTCAATAGGTGCTGTATCGGCAACAGAAGAAATTAACAACGAAGCAATAAGTACAGATAATCCAATGGAAACCGGGGGTGTTGCTCTTGATGATGAGCCAACCATCCTGCAAAGTGCAGAACATAGCGAATATGGCGAAAGTGAAATTAGCAATACGTTTACGGACTTTAGCAAGGACATGAACGAATCTGTAAGCGTAATGGAAGTGAAACATAATTACAAATTCAATAATGAAACCGATAAGGGACATATTCTTATTAATAAAGATAATTTTATAATAGAAGGAAATAACCATGTTCTTGATGGTGCTAACCAGACAAATATATTGGGGATTAAAGGAACAAATATCACAATAAACAATCTGGTCTTTACTAATGGTAATTGCAGGTCAGGAGGTTTATTTGAATTTAATGGTGGAGGTGCAATAATAGCACTTGGGTCATTAACTTTAAATAATGTTACATTCATTAATAATGCCGCAAATTATGATGGTGGAGACATATTAACTATAGCTGAACTTAATTGCTTTGATTGTAACTTTGTAGATGGTTATTCAGTCAATGGAAATTCAATCTGTTCACAAATGGGCACTGTGAATATTGAACGTTGTACTTTCACATCAAAATATTCCAGTAAATGGTCTACAGTTTACGGCCAAGGCGGTGAAGTATTTGTAAATGATTGCCTTTTCGATAACATATCATCTGCATATGCCCCGGCAATATATGTCAGTGGGGGCATTGCAATAATAAACAATACTAAATTTAATAATTTAAAAGCTTATAAAACTGCAGGAGCAGTAGGAACAAAAGAATGTGAGCTAACAATAATTGAAAATTGTTTATTTACAAACACCAGCTCTTTTAAAGATGGGGGAGCGATATTTATTGATACCTTTGGCAATGGCGATTTAGGTGTTTATGACGGATGGGCATATGTCATAAATTCAACTTTTATCAATACATCTTCTTCTTTTGGAGGGGCTTATGTTCAATTGTCCGGTAACTTATCCCTTAAAGATTCAAGCTTCATCAACTGTTCTTCAAATTATGACGGAGGAGCAGTATACACTTCCGGTGCAGATGTAAATGTTGTAAATTGCAAATTCAATTCAAATAAGGTTGCATCACATGTCAATTATCCAACATATGGTGGTGCAATATACTTTGATTACTCTGAATCAGTAAACGTGACTGATTCAGAATTTAACAATAATGAAGCTCCAATCGGCAGCGGAATATGTATCTATGATTGCGAATATCATCTAGATAATATTACATTCAACAACAACGGAAATGCAGTTTACACTTATTTTGATGGTGACTCATCAACAATAGGCGAAATATACGGAAACGATAAAATTTCTCAAGATGATTTAAATAACACCATTTATCCTTCTTTGGTTGTGGGGCAAGGAATCACATTAAACTTGACTACAAACAACATTGACCTTACAATCCTTCCAACCAAATTTGATTTAAGGGATATTGGATGGATTACACCCGTTAGAGATCAAGGAAGTATGGGTTCTTGTTGGACTTTTGGAGCATTGGATGCATTGGAGTCAGCCTTAGTGAAAAACACTGGAGTAAGCTATTATCTTTCAGAAAATAATGTGCAGGATGTCATGCTCATATATAGCCGATATGGTGTTTATATTTCTGAAGGGGGCTTTCAAACAAATTCTGCAGCTTATATGGTAAATTGGTTTGGAGTATTTCCACAGGAATACGATACCTATGACGAGCTTGGTAAAATATCTCCGTTAATCCATGCAAATCAAACATTACATGTCCAAGATTATGTTTTAATTGAAAGAAACATATCAAATCCAGGAGACCCTCTTCTTAAAGAAGCCATTCTCAAATATGGAGTGTTGCACGTTACTTATGATGCTACACAACTTAATCCAACCGATTATAATTTTTATTCTAACAGTACCTCTTCAGACCATGCTGTAGGTCTTGTCGGATGGGATGACAATTATCCTAAAGAAAACTTTGTAAACCAGCCTCCAGGCGATGGGGCATGGATTATTAAAAACAGCTGGGGAACTGAATGGGGAGAAGAAGGATATGGATATATTTCATATTATGACACATCATTATGTTCAACCAATGATGTCATCGACCAGGCTGTTGGATATATAATTGAAAATACCTTGCCATATAATAAGAATTATCAGTATGACTTCAGCGGCATCGATGATTTCATGACATATAATGAAACCGATGAATTGTACGGCAGTCCAATAACTAATGTAAATGTCTTTATGAGTGAGGATGATGATTTGTTGGCTGCTGTAGGAACCTATTTCAATCAAAGCGGTCTTGATTATACAGTTGAAATTGCAGTAAATGACGTCGTGGTCTATACCCAAAAAGGCATTTCTCCATACAGGGGATATCATACAATTAAGTTGGACAAGTACGTTCCAATTAAAAAAGGAGATAAATTCAGTGTTTATGTAACATCAACCGCATTAGGCGTAAGTGCTCCAGCAAGAGTATACTGTGCAGATGGCGTTTCATTTACTAATTATGGTGGCATTTGGACAGATATCTATGAAACTTATGGAAATGTTGCCTGCATTAAAGCATATACCTTGAAAGATGACACTGCCATTGCCGGCAACAAAAACATTGCAGTTGACTATGCGGGAGGATCTTACTTCTCAGTTAAGGTTGTCACCGCTGATGGACATGCAGTCGTAGGCGCTAGCGTTAAGTTCACCATCGACGGCAAAACAACCACTGTCAAAACAGACGGCAACGGAATTGCCAAAATCAAGATAACACAGGCTCCAGGCAAGTACACCATCAAGACAGCATATAATGGAGAAACAGTCAAAAACACTGTCACTGTAAAGGATGTGCTGACTGCATATAAAGTCACTGTCAAAAAGACAGCCAAGAAGTTTACCTTAAAAGCCAAACTTAAAATCAACGGCAAATTGGTTAAGGGCAAAACAGTAACATTCAAGTTCAACGGCAAAACCTATAACGTAAAAACCAATGCAAACGGCATCGCGCAAAAGACATTGGATAAGAATGTTATCAAAAAGCTCAAAAAAGGCAAAACCTACACTGTCAAAGTGACTTACCTTAAAGACACCATTAAAACAACAGTTAAAGTCTTGTAG
- a CDS encoding 2TM domain-containing protein, whose protein sequence is MSDNDLYRRAEKRADEKIGFYKHLYSFIGVNIMLFIINFVTKMMSGKGEWWFYWVTIFWGIGLVFHFLKTFVFSNKLEDNREQMIEKEMEKMKK, encoded by the coding sequence ATGTCTGATAATGATTTGTATAGAAGAGCGGAAAAGAGAGCGGATGAAAAAATAGGCTTCTACAAGCACCTCTACAGCTTTATCGGCGTCAACATAATGCTGTTTATCATCAATTTTGTTACAAAAATGATGAGCGGTAAAGGCGAATGGTGGTTCTATTGGGTGACCATCTTCTGGGGAATCGGTTTGGTGTTCCATTTCCTGAAGACATTTGTTTTCTCCAACAAACTGGAGGACAACCGTGAGCAGATGATTGAAAAGGAAATGGAAAAGATGAAAAAATAA